The Porphyrobacter sp. LM 6 sequence TGCGCCATTTTCGTCGCAGGGTATGCCCGAAGGCGATTCCTGGATTTCGGGAGAGACTGTTTGGTGCGGTCGAGAAGACTCGAACTTCCACGGGCTTTCGCCCACAACGACCTCAACGTTGCGCGTCTACCAGTTCCGCCACGACCGCACTCGGGTTTTCCGGGGCAGCCTGATGCTGGCCCCGCGGTAGGAGCGCGCCACTAGCAAGGGGTTCTGCCCTGTGCAAGCGCTTTGACGCCTTGCCGTGATTACGGGTTAATTGGGTGCCCAGCCAAGGTCAGCCACGGCTGCGCCCGGCGGGATATTGGCGATCGCTACGGTCACCGTGACAGTCTCGCCCGGGGCCAGCTGGGTCTTGGCCGGAACCACCACCCAGTCACCCACCTTGCGTTCGCGCTGGTCGGAGAAGACCACCAGCAGATTGGGCACATCCAGCGAGGTGCGCGCGGTGTTGGTAATCGTCCCGCGCACACGGAAGATGGTTTCACCGTTCGGCAGCGCTTCGGGGCGTTGATCCTCCACAGGGAAATCGAGCTCGAGGCCGGGGCGACCAATGCCGAAGGTCGGGCGGTCGATCGGCACCCATTCGGGCAGGCCATAGTAGTTGACCGCGGCAATCGTCCCGGTGGCCAGCACCGCGAAAATCACCGCCGCAATCGTCCACATCTTCAGCGTATTGCGCCGCCGGGTGAATGGCGGACGGAAATCGAAGCACGATTCCTGGTCGGCGGCGCTGTAATCATCATCGCCAAAGGGCGGATCATCGACAGTCCCCGCGCCCGAGGCATTGTCGCTGAAGGCAGCAGGCGCATCCATTTGCGGGGCGATGCGCGGTTCGGGGTCGCTGGTCGCCTGCTGGCTCAATCCCCGGCGCAGGGCGCGCACGGCGATCGAGGCATCGTCGATACTGGCGCCTTCGGTTTCGGGATTGTCGGCTGCACGCCAATGGCTGACCGATGGGCGCTCTGCCACGGGCGCGCTCTCCGCTGCGGGTGCGGGCTGCGACGGTGCCGGCGTTGGCGCCGGTGCCGGGTGCGGGGCAGGGGCCTCGGCCACTGGGGCGGAAGCGCCTACGTCCTGACGGGCGGCGGCCGCTTCATCAGGGTAGCGCAGATCGAGAAGCGGCGGTTCCTGGAACCAGCTGTGCTTGCACTTGGCGCAGCGCACGGTGCGCCCTTCGCTGCCGATGGCAGCATCGGGCACCGCATAGCGCGTACCGCAGGCTGGGCAGGCGATGATCATGTCCCTGTTTGCAATAGTCCGTGCACTCCCGTGCACAAGAGCAAGACCAGCGATCAGCGGCATTTACCGCTTGTTTTCCACATTGCGGCCCTCGTTTCGGGGGCAAAACTGCGTATCTCTACGATGTTCGTCTTTCCCAGGCTCCGGCCCACTGATAGGTGCGCGGCATGAATGATCGTCTCACCGAGATCGTGAAGTTCGACAATGTCGGGCTGCGCTATGGGACCGATCCAGAGGTGCTGAGCAATCTCAGCTTCACCCTCTACCCCGGCAGTTTCTACTTCCTGACCGGCGCGAGCGGTGCGGGCAAGACCAGCCTTTTGAAGCTGCTCTACCTCTCGCAGCGCCCCACCCGCGGGGCGATCCGGATGTTCGGGCAGGACCTGATGACGATGCCGCGCGCGCGCCTGCCCGATCTGCGGCGGCGGCTGGGCGTGGTGTTCCAGAACTTCCGTCTGGTGCCGCACCTCACGGCGTTCGACAATGTTGCCCTGCCGCTAAGGCTCGCGGGGGCAGACGAGAAGCGGGTGGTCAAGGCGGTGGCCGATATGCTCGACTGGGTGGGCCTTGCCCACCGTGCCCACGCCATCCCCGCGACGCTTTCCGGCGGGGAGCAGCAGCGCGTCGCCATCGCCCGTGCGGTGATCGCCCGCCCGCGCATCCTCATCGCCGACGAGCCGACCGGCAACGTCGATCCGGAAATGGCGCTGAAGCTGCTGCGCCTGTTCGAGGCGCTCAACCACCGTGTCGGCACAACCGTGGTGGTCGCAACCCACGATGTCGACCTGCTGCGCAAGGTGCCGGATTCGCTGATCATGCGGCTGCACAAGGGGCAGTTATCCGATCCCACCGGGGCGCTGCGCTATCCCCCGCGCCCGTCCGCGCCGATAGGAGCCGGAGCGTGAGCGGGTCTGGAGCGGGCGAGAACGGGGAAATCGGTCTGGGCGGCGACGCCCCCGCAAACGACGCCGCACCCGCGATGCCGCGCCCGACGCGCGGGGGCGCGCGGATGCTGCCGGCACCGCGTTTTTCCGGGCCAATCCCGTGGGTGATCGCGATCCTCATCGCGCTGGTGGTGATTGCTGCCGCGGGCGGGCTCGCGCTGCGCAACCTTGCCACCAGCGCGCAGGCCGATCTGTCTTCGGCGGTGACAGTGCAGGTGATCGAGGCCAATCCCGATCTGCGCGCCCAGCGCGGCGCGGCGGCGGTCAAGGCGCTGACGGGGGTCGACGGCGTGCAATCGGTGCGGCTGGTGCCCGAAACCGAACTGGCAGCGTTGCTCGAGCCCTGGCTTGGGGCAGGCGCGGCGAGCGGCGATGTGCCGATCCCGGCGCTGATCGATGTCGAGCTGACCACCAACGCTGGCCCGGCGGAAATCGCGCGGATCGAGGCGGCCTTGCAGACTGCGGTTCCCGGCGCGCGGGTTGACGCGCAATCGGACTGGCTGCGCCCGGTCTATGGCGCGCTTTCGGCGCTCCAGTGGCTGGCGCTCGGGCTCGTCGTTCTGGTCGCGCTGGCGACCGCTGCGGCGGTATGGCTGGCCGCGCGCAATGCCTTTGCGAGCGCGCGGGATACGGTCGAGATCATTCACCTGCTGGGGGCGACTGATCGCCAGATATCGGCGGTATTCCTGCGCACCGTGCTCCGCGAGGCATCCTTCGGCGCTGTGATCGGCGCGGCTCTGGGCGGGGGCGCGGTGTGGCTGCTGGGACAGCAATTTGCGGCGCTCGATAGCGGCATGGCGAGCGGTGGGGTGCTGACGCTTGCCAATTGGCTGATGATTGGTGCGGTGCCGGTGGCGGGCGTGCTGCTCGCGCTGCTGACGGCGCGGATCACCATTGCGCTTGCCCTCAAGGACATGCTTTAGGCCTCACACTATGATGCGGCGCCTGCTTTCCTTTGTATTCCTGCTGTGGGCGATCGGCTTCCTGTGGTTCGTCGTCGCCTTGCCGCAGCCTGCGACCGACGCGCAGCTCACCGATGCGGTGATCGTGCCGACCGGCGGAGCGGGCCGGATTGCGCGCGGGCTGGACGTGCTGGACCGCGGCCTCGCCAAGAAGATGCTGGTGAGCGGCGTCGATCCCGAAGTGAAGCCGGCCGAATTCGCTGCCGAGTTCGGCGTTCGCGCGGAGGCAATGGCCTGCTGCATCACGCTGGGCTTCAGTGCGGTCGATACCCGTTCCAACGCGGCCGAGACGGCGAAGTGGGTGGCGCAGAACGAAGTGCAATCATTGCGGCTGGTGACGACCGACTGGCACATGCGCCGCGCGGCCAGCGAGCTTGACCGCACTCTGCCCGATCATGTCACGGTGATCCGCGATGCGGTCCCCTCCAATCCGCAAGTCGGCACGCTGTTTCTCGAGTATCACAAGCTGCTCGCGAGCCGGGCAGCGGGACTGGCGGACCTTTGAACGCGATCGTCGCCGCGCTTCGCAGCCTTGCGTTCTATGTCCTGTTTTACAGCGGCAGCGCGCTGCTGGTGGTCGCCTCGGTGGTGGCGGTCGCGGCGCGGCCCCGCTGGCTGCGGGCGGTGGTGGCCAAGTGGGGTGACTGGCACCTGTGGTGCGTCCGGAATGTGCTCGGCATCACGGTCGTGCTCGATGGTGCCTTGCCGGATGGGCCGGTGCTGATCGCAATCAAGCATGAAAGCTACTTCGAGGCGATCGATACCCCGCGGTTGCTTGCCTTCCCCGCCGTGTTCGCCAAGCAGGAGCTGTTTCGCATCCCCGGCTGGGGCTATTCGGCGATCGTCTATGGACTGGTTCCGGTGGCGCGCGATCAGGGGGCGCGGGCGCTGCGTTCGATGATCGCGAGCGCCAAGGAGCGCGTGGCGGCGGGGCGTCCGCTGGTGATTTTCCCCGAAGGAACGCGGGTGCCGCACGGGTCCAGGCCACCGCTGCAGGCCGGGTTCGCCGGGCTCTACAAGCTGCTTGGCCTGCCCGTCGTGCCGATCGCGGTCGATAGTGGGCCGACCTATCACCGCGTGATCAAGCGGCCGGGGCGGATTACGTACAAGGTCGGCGAGACCATCCCTGCAGGCCTGCCCCGCGAAGAGATCGAGGCGCGGGTCCATGCGGCGATCAACGCGCTGAACCCGGCTTCACCCGATCCTGGAACCTTGCATCCGTGACCGCCCCGGACGAGCACGCGGACGATCGGCACACCGAACCCGATGGGCGGACATGGGGCGAGGTGCTGGGCCCCGGATTGATCACCGGCGCGGCCGATGATGATCCGAGCGGGATCGGCACCTACAGCCAGATCGGCGCGCAGTTCGGCTTCAGCCTCGCGTGGATCATGGTGTTCAGCTACCCGCTGCTGGTCGCGACGCAGCTGATCTGCGCGCGCATCGGCGCGGTGACCGGACATGGCATTGCGCACAACCTGAAGCGCCACTATCCGCGCCCGGTGCTGTGGTTTGCGGTGATGCTCCTCCTAATCGCTAACACGATCAATCTCGGCGCGGACCTTGGTGCGATGGCGGCTGCGCTCAACCTGCTGCTGCCGGGACCGATCATGCTCTATGTGGTGCTGTTCGGCGGCATTTCGGTACTGCTTGAGGTGTTCGTTGCCTATGCGCTCTACACCCGCATCCTGAAGTGGTCGGCGCTTTCGCTGCTCGCCTATATCCTTGTGCCCTTTGTCGCGGATATCTCGCCGCAAGAGGTGCTGCGGGGCGTCGTTGTGCCCGAACTCACGTTTGACCGGCAGACGGCGATGGCCGTCATTGCGGCACTGGGCACGACGATCAGCCCCTACCTGTTCTTCTGGCAAGCCGGGCAGGAAGTGGAGGAGCAGCACCGTCTTCACACGCGTCCTCTCGGCGTGCGTCCGCGGACGGCAGGCCCTGGCCTCAAACGGATGCAGACCGATACCGTTATCGGCATGGGGGTTACCAGCGTCACCGCGCTGTTCATCGTGATCGCCACGGCCGCCACGCTTCATGCAAACGGGATCAACGAGATCGCCTCTGCCGATGCAGCAGCCAGCGCGCTGCGCCCGATCGCAGGGGATTTCAGTTTCCTGCTGTTTGCCGTGGGGATCATTGGCATCGGCTTGCTGGCGGTGCCAGTGCTAGCGGGATCGGCCGCCTATGCGCTGTCCGAGACCTTCGGCTGGACCGAAGGGCTGGACCGCAAGCCGCATGAGGCCAAGGCCTTCTACGGCGCGATCGTCGTCGCGGTGCTGAGCGGCGTGGCACTCAATTTGATCGGCATCGATCCTATGCAGGCGCTTTACTGGACTGCGGTGATCAATGGGCTGCTCGCACCACCCTTGATGGTGATGACGATGCTGGCAGCGAGCAATCCCAAGGTAATGGGCCGGTTGACCTTACCGCCGCTGCTCAAGTTCGGCGGATGGGCGGCAACAGCCGTCATGACCCTGGTCTCGGGGATGTTCCTGCTGAGCTAGTCGGGATGCTGGCGCCCGAAGTCGGGGCGCTCGTCATCCTGACCCTGCTCGATTACCTGCCGCCGGATGGCGCGGGTGCGGGTGAAGAGATCGAACAGCGTGTCTCCGTCGCCCGAACGGATCGCGCGTTGCAACGCGGTCAGATCCTCGGTGAAACGCCCGAGCATCTCCAGCACGGCGCCCTTGTTGGTCAGGAACACGTCGCGCCACATCACCGGATCCGACGCGGCGATACGGGTGAAATCGCGGAAACCGCCTGCCGAATATTTGATGACCTCGCTCTGGGTCACGTCTTCCAGATCGCTCGCCGTGCCGACGATGGTGTAGGCGATGAGGTGCGGGATGTGGCTGGTGACGGCCAGCACCAGATCGTGGTGCGCCGCGTCCATCAGTTCGACCTTGGATCCGAGCTTCGTCCAGAAGTCCGACAGCGCTTCGAGTGCCGCAGGGTCGACGCCTTCGGGCGGGGTGATGATGCACCAGCGGCCCGCAAACAGCGTGGCAAAGCCCGCCTCCGGCCCGCTCTGCTCGGTGCCTGCCACCGGGTGCGCGGGGATAATCGTGGCGCCGGGGAGCGCGGTGGCCAGCGCCTCGGCGACGGCGGCCTTGGACGAACCGACATCGCTCACGACGGCGTGGGGTGCGAGGCCCGGCGCAATCGCGCGGGCGGCATCGCCCATCGCCCCCACGGGGACGCACAGGATCACCAGATCGGCGTTGGCGACGGCGTCTTCGGCACGCTCGCACACCTGATCGACGAGGCCGCGTGCCGCTGCCCGCTCACGCACGGAAGCATCGCGGTCCCAGCCGGAGGTGGCGATGCCCAACCCGCGCGCCTTGACCGCCAGCCCGATCGAGCCGCCGAGCAGGCCGAGGCCGATGATTGCGACGCGCTGGATGGTCATGCTGCCTCTCCGCACAGGCGGCGGAGCGTCGCGATGACGTCGGTCGTCGCTTCGGCGGTGCCGATGGTGATGCGCAGCGAATTGGGCAGACCCTGGCTCGGCAAGTGGCGCACCGCGTAACCCGCGTCGGACAGCGCTTCAAGCGCCTGCGCCGCCGAAACCGAGCCTTCGAAATGGACGAGCAGGAAATTGGCCTCGCTCGGACAGGCCGAGATGCCATGGTTGCCGAGCATCGCGATAGCTTCGGCAAAGCGCGTGCGCTCCTTGGCGTTGTGCTCGCGGCTGGCGGTGACGAAGGCCTGATCGCCGAGCGCCGCCAGCGCCGCCTTCTGCCCGCTCACCGAGACGTTGAACGCCCCGCGCAGCCGGTTGACCAGATCGATCAGGTTCGGTGCGCCCGTCACCCAGCCGACCCGTTCCGAGGCCAGACCATAGGCCTTGGAGAAAGTGCGGCTCACCAGCACGTTCTCATGCGCGGCGGCGAGTTCGAAGGCGGCGCTCTGGAACGCCGGATCGACATACTCGCCGTACGCCTCGTCCACCACCAGCAGCACGTCCGAGGGCAGGCCGGCGTGCAGCCGCACGACTTCGGACGGTGGCAGGAAGGTGCCGACCGGATTGTTCGGATTGTCGAGCAACACCACCTTGGTCCGCTCGGTAACGGCGGCGAGCAGGTTGTCGACACTCGCTGCGTAATTGTCGTCTGCCGCCAGCACCGGCGTCGCGCCCACCTTCTGGGCGAGCAGCGGGTAGAGCGAGAAGGAGTAGCGCGAGGCCAGCACCTCGTCTCCCGGCCCGGCGAGCGCCTGAACCGCGCAGTGCAGCAGCTCACCAGAGCCGGTGCCGCACACGATCCGGTCAGGATCAAGTCCGTGCACTTCGGCGATCTTCTCGCGCAGCGCACGCGCATCGGGATCGGGGTAATCCGCCGCCACATGGCCTTCGGCCAGCGCCGCAAGCGCCGCCGGGCTCGATCCCAGCGGGTTTTCATTGGCCGACAGCTTGGTGAGCGGTTTCCCGCTCGCCGACTTGGACTTGCCCGGCACATAGGCGTGGATCTGGGCGATCCAGGGCTTGGGTTGCGGTGTGGACATGGGACTGGCGCGATAGCCAGTTTGTCGCCGCGAATACAGCGCGAAAACGCTTCGCTATCTGTGGCTGCGATTGACATGCGCTGGGGCCTCCCCCAATTCGCTCGGTCAATGAACGCCGCCCCGCTCTCGCCGGTCTATCGCCTCCCGGATCCCCTGCCGCTCGACAGCGGTCAGGCGCTGGAGAATTGCGAGATCGCTTACGAGACCTACGGCAGCCTCGCGCCCGACAAGAGCAACGCGGTGCTGGTGTGCCATGCGCTGACCGGCGACCAGTATCTGGCAAGCCCGCATCCGATCACCGGCAAGCCCGGTTGGTGGGAGCGGATGGTCGGCCCGGGCAAGCCGATCGATACCGACCGCCGCTTCGTGATCTGCGCCAATGTGATCGGCAGCTGCATGGGATCGAGCGGCCCTGCCAGTCTTGCGCCCGATGGCCAGCCCTATGCGATGCGCTTTCCCGTCATCACCATCCGCGACATGGTGCGTGGCTTGGTGGCGCTGCTGGATGGCCTCGGGATCGACAAGCTGCATGCCGTGGTCGGCGGTTCGATGGGCGGGATGCAGGCGCTGAGCCTTGCCGCCAACTGGCCCGAGCGCGCGGCACGGGTGCTGGTGATCGCCTCGACCGCGCGCCACTCGGCGCAGAACATCGCCTTCCACGAAGTCGGGCGGCAGGCGATCATGGCCGATCCCGCCTGGGCCGAGGGCGATTACTACGCGGCAGACGCCAAGCCCGACAACGGCCTCGCCGTGGCGCGCATGGCGGCGCACATCACCTATCTGTCAGAAGCCGGCCTGACCGAGAAGTTCGGCCGCCGGTTGCAGGACCGCGAGGCCAAGGGTTTTGGCTTCGACGCCGAATTCCAGGTGGAAAGCTACCTCCGCTATCAAGGCAGCGGCTTTACTCGCCGGTTCGATGCGAACAGCTATCTCTACATCACCCGCGCGATGGACTATTTCGATATCGCCGAAGAGCATGGCGGCAAGCTGGCTGATGCCTTCGCGGGGACGCAGGCGCGCTTCTGCATCGTCAGCTTCGATACCGACTGGCTCTACCCCACTGCCGAAAGTCGCCACATCGTCCATGCGCTCAACGCGGCGGGCGCGAAGGTGAGCTTCGTGGAGCTTTCCGCGCCGCATGGGCATGACAGCTTCCTGCTCGAACACGACCAGCTCGACCGCGTGGTGAAGGGGTTTGTGGAGTGACAACGCTGCGCCCTGACCTCGCGGCGATCGCCGCCCATGTCGCGCCGGGCAGCCGCGTGCTGGATATCGGCTGCGGGGACGGCGCGCTGATGGCGGAG is a genomic window containing:
- a CDS encoding YdcF family protein, with protein sequence MMRRLLSFVFLLWAIGFLWFVVALPQPATDAQLTDAVIVPTGGAGRIARGLDVLDRGLAKKMLVSGVDPEVKPAEFAAEFGVRAEAMACCITLGFSAVDTRSNAAETAKWVAQNEVQSLRLVTTDWHMRRAASELDRTLPDHVTVIRDAVPSNPQVGTLFLEYHKLLASRAAGLADL
- a CDS encoding prephenate/arogenate dehydrogenase family protein, which translates into the protein MTIQRVAIIGLGLLGGSIGLAVKARGLGIATSGWDRDASVRERAAARGLVDQVCERAEDAVANADLVILCVPVGAMGDAARAIAPGLAPHAVVSDVGSSKAAVAEALATALPGATIIPAHPVAGTEQSGPEAGFATLFAGRWCIITPPEGVDPAALEALSDFWTKLGSKVELMDAAHHDLVLAVTSHIPHLIAYTIVGTASDLEDVTQSEVIKYSAGGFRDFTRIAASDPVMWRDVFLTNKGAVLEMLGRFTEDLTALQRAIRSGDGDTLFDLFTRTRAIRRQVIEQGQDDERPDFGRQHPD
- a CDS encoding NRAMP family divalent metal transporter, which produces MTAPDEHADDRHTEPDGRTWGEVLGPGLITGAADDDPSGIGTYSQIGAQFGFSLAWIMVFSYPLLVATQLICARIGAVTGHGIAHNLKRHYPRPVLWFAVMLLLIANTINLGADLGAMAAALNLLLPGPIMLYVVLFGGISVLLEVFVAYALYTRILKWSALSLLAYILVPFVADISPQEVLRGVVVPELTFDRQTAMAVIAALGTTISPYLFFWQAGQEVEEQHRLHTRPLGVRPRTAGPGLKRMQTDTVIGMGVTSVTALFIVIATAATLHANGINEIASADAAASALRPIAGDFSFLLFAVGIIGIGLLAVPVLAGSAAYALSETFGWTEGLDRKPHEAKAFYGAIVVAVLSGVALNLIGIDPMQALYWTAVINGLLAPPLMVMTMLAASNPKVMGRLTLPPLLKFGGWAATAVMTLVSGMFLLS
- the ftsE gene encoding cell division ATP-binding protein FtsE, with translation MNDRLTEIVKFDNVGLRYGTDPEVLSNLSFTLYPGSFYFLTGASGAGKTSLLKLLYLSQRPTRGAIRMFGQDLMTMPRARLPDLRRRLGVVFQNFRLVPHLTAFDNVALPLRLAGADEKRVVKAVADMLDWVGLAHRAHAIPATLSGGEQQRVAIARAVIARPRILIADEPTGNVDPEMALKLLRLFEALNHRVGTTVVVATHDVDLLRKVPDSLIMRLHKGQLSDPTGALRYPPRPSAPIGAGA
- a CDS encoding lysophospholipid acyltransferase family protein, which produces MNAIVAALRSLAFYVLFYSGSALLVVASVVAVAARPRWLRAVVAKWGDWHLWCVRNVLGITVVLDGALPDGPVLIAIKHESYFEAIDTPRLLAFPAVFAKQELFRIPGWGYSAIVYGLVPVARDQGARALRSMIASAKERVAAGRPLVIFPEGTRVPHGSRPPLQAGFAGLYKLLGLPVVPIAVDSGPTYHRVIKRPGRITYKVGETIPAGLPREEIEARVHAAINALNPASPDPGTLHP
- a CDS encoding MJ0042-type zinc finger domain-containing protein, which encodes MIIACPACGTRYAVPDAAIGSEGRTVRCAKCKHSWFQEPPLLDLRYPDEAAAARQDVGASAPVAEAPAPHPAPAPTPAPSQPAPAAESAPVAERPSVSHWRAADNPETEGASIDDASIAVRALRRGLSQQATSDPEPRIAPQMDAPAAFSDNASGAGTVDDPPFGDDDYSAADQESCFDFRPPFTRRRNTLKMWTIAAVIFAVLATGTIAAVNYYGLPEWVPIDRPTFGIGRPGLELDFPVEDQRPEALPNGETIFRVRGTITNTARTSLDVPNLLVVFSDQRERKVGDWVVVPAKTQLAPGETVTVTVAIANIPPGAAVADLGWAPN
- a CDS encoding cell division protein FtsX, with protein sequence MSGSGAGENGEIGLGGDAPANDAAPAMPRPTRGGARMLPAPRFSGPIPWVIAILIALVVIAAAGGLALRNLATSAQADLSSAVTVQVIEANPDLRAQRGAAAVKALTGVDGVQSVRLVPETELAALLEPWLGAGAASGDVPIPALIDVELTTNAGPAEIARIEAALQTAVPGARVDAQSDWLRPVYGALSALQWLALGLVVLVALATAAAVWLAARNAFASARDTVEIIHLLGATDRQISAVFLRTVLREASFGAVIGAALGGGAVWLLGQQFAALDSGMASGGVLTLANWLMIGAVPVAGVLLALLTARITIALALKDML
- the hisC gene encoding histidinol-phosphate transaminase yields the protein MSTPQPKPWIAQIHAYVPGKSKSASGKPLTKLSANENPLGSSPAALAALAEGHVAADYPDPDARALREKIAEVHGLDPDRIVCGTGSGELLHCAVQALAGPGDEVLASRYSFSLYPLLAQKVGATPVLAADDNYAASVDNLLAAVTERTKVVLLDNPNNPVGTFLPPSEVVRLHAGLPSDVLLVVDEAYGEYVDPAFQSAAFELAAAHENVLVSRTFSKAYGLASERVGWVTGAPNLIDLVNRLRGAFNVSVSGQKAALAALGDQAFVTASREHNAKERTRFAEAIAMLGNHGISACPSEANFLLVHFEGSVSAAQALEALSDAGYAVRHLPSQGLPNSLRITIGTAEATTDVIATLRRLCGEAA
- the metX gene encoding homoserine O-acetyltransferase MetX; translation: MNAAPLSPVYRLPDPLPLDSGQALENCEIAYETYGSLAPDKSNAVLVCHALTGDQYLASPHPITGKPGWWERMVGPGKPIDTDRRFVICANVIGSCMGSSGPASLAPDGQPYAMRFPVITIRDMVRGLVALLDGLGIDKLHAVVGGSMGGMQALSLAANWPERAARVLVIASTARHSAQNIAFHEVGRQAIMADPAWAEGDYYAADAKPDNGLAVARMAAHITYLSEAGLTEKFGRRLQDREAKGFGFDAEFQVESYLRYQGSGFTRRFDANSYLYITRAMDYFDIAEEHGGKLADAFAGTQARFCIVSFDTDWLYPTAESRHIVHALNAAGAKVSFVELSAPHGHDSFLLEHDQLDRVVKGFVE